A single window of Pyrus communis chromosome 10, drPyrComm1.1, whole genome shotgun sequence DNA harbors:
- the LOC137748487 gene encoding GDP-fucose transporter 1-like yields the protein MSAIRVDSAKPYFATSSLVIGYALCSSLLAVINKFAITKFNYPGLLTALQYLTSALGVWVLGKSGFLHHDPFTWQTAKKFLPAALVFYLAIFTNTNLLRHANVDTFIVFRSCTPLLVALADTAFRKQPIPSKLTFVSLLIILGGAVGYVATDSGFTLTAYSWAFAYLVTITTEMVYIKHMVTNLGLNTWGFVLYNNLLSLMMAPPFWIITGEYSDVFAALGSNAANFFEPGALFAVSLSCVFGLLISFFGFAARKAVSATAFTVTGVVNKFLTVAINVLIWDKHASPFGLLCLLLTIVGGVLYQQSVTGVSSAPSPREATASKQVLSEDDDDDFSEENQGTVISGKLASK from the coding sequence ATGTCTGCGATTAGAGTCGATTCCGCTAAGCCGTATTTCGCTACGAGCAGTCTAGTGATTGGGTATGCTCTCTGTTCTAGCTTATTAGCTGTGATAAACAAGTTTGCCATTACCAAATTCAACTACCCTGGCCTTTTGACTGCATTGCAGTACCTTACTTCTGCTTTGGGAGTTTGGGTTTTGGGAAAGTCGGGATTTTTGCACCACGATCCCTTCACATGGCAGACGGCGAAGAAGTTTTTACCTGCTGCACTTGTGTTCTACCTTGCTATCTTTACCAACACCAATCTTCTTCGCCATGCCAATGTGGATACTTTTATAGTATTTAGATCCTGCACACCCCTTTTGGTTGCGTTGGCGGATACTGCATTTAGGAAACAGCCTATCCCGTCTAAGCTTACCTTTGTGTCGTTGTTGATCATTTTGGGTGGAGCTGTTGGTTATGTGGCCACAGATTCGGGTTTTACTTTGACTGCGTATTCATGGGCGTTTGCTTATTTGGTGACCATTACAACTGAGATGGTTTATATTAAGCATATGGTCACAAATCTCGGGTTGAACACATGGGGTTTTGTGTTGTACAACAATCTTTTGTCACTGATGATGGCTCCTCCATTTTGGATAATTACTGGAGAGTATTCTGATGTGTTTGCTGCTTTGGGGTCGAATGCTGCGAATTTCTTTGAACCTGGTGCACTTTTCGCGGTCTCATTGTCATGTGTGTTTGGATTGCTCATCAGTTTCTTTGGGTTTGCAGCAAGGAAGGCAGTCTCTGCTACCGCATTTACTGTGACTGGTGTTGTGAACAAGTTTCTTACGGTTGCAATCAATGTGCTAATTTGGGATAAGCATGCTAGTCCATTCGGTTTGCTCTGTCTCCTCTTAACAATCGTAGGGGGTGTTCTTTATCAGCAGTCTGTAACTGGAGTAAGCAGTGCTCCGTCACCACGTGAAGCAACAGCTTCTAAGCAGGTTCTCAgtgaggatgatgatgatgacttTTCCGAAGAAAATCAAGGGACGGTAATTTCCGGTAAACTTGCTTCTAAGTGA